One part of the Sphingopyxis sp. TUF1 genome encodes these proteins:
- a CDS encoding amidohydrolase family protein, with protein sequence MMKRFLYTSIAFCLASQPALAAATFDVAINNGRVIDPETRLDAIRSIGIRDGRIVTISRRPLAAKRQIDASGLVVAPGFIDVHSHAMTIPSAWMQAHDGVTTALELEIGAWPVGASYERMAAAGWPINYGFSVSWFGARQSLLGSRADSIVPEAESRRVVDLVAEGLAEGGIGVGFPLGHHPDTNRSEYLEISRIAARWDAPTFTHLRTKNTHEPRGVIEGATELIGVAAATGARMHLCHVNSSALRETPRILAMIAGAQARGLHVTTEAYPWGAGSTRISTPFLDPDNLPLLDLEPGDIAIVATGERVRDRAELERLRKAAPSTLVAIHYLDERDETQRGFIEQAIRFPGSLIVSDAIPYIVGNEPLTAPRWPLPDEAMAHPRIAASFTKVIADYVLDRRTLPLGDMIERATLLPARLLEPSVPDMRRKGRIQPGADADIVAFDLASLAVHADFDHPARPSTGMKYVLVAGSLLIDGGEIRRDRRDGRPVRGRTKSADKSPK encoded by the coding sequence ATGATGAAGAGATTTCTGTACACCTCGATCGCATTCTGTCTGGCAAGCCAGCCCGCGCTGGCAGCAGCGACGTTCGACGTCGCGATCAACAATGGCCGCGTCATCGACCCCGAAACCCGGCTCGATGCGATCCGCTCGATCGGAATAAGGGACGGACGGATCGTCACCATATCGCGTCGTCCGCTCGCGGCGAAGCGACAGATCGACGCCTCCGGTCTCGTCGTCGCCCCGGGCTTCATCGATGTTCATTCCCACGCCATGACCATCCCGTCCGCCTGGATGCAGGCGCATGACGGCGTGACCACGGCACTTGAACTGGAAATCGGCGCCTGGCCTGTCGGCGCGAGCTACGAGCGCATGGCGGCGGCGGGATGGCCCATCAATTACGGCTTCTCGGTGTCCTGGTTCGGCGCGCGCCAGTCGCTGCTCGGAAGCCGCGCCGACAGCATAGTTCCGGAGGCGGAGTCGCGGCGCGTCGTCGATCTCGTGGCCGAAGGATTGGCAGAGGGCGGCATCGGCGTCGGATTTCCGCTGGGTCATCATCCCGATACCAACCGCAGCGAATATCTCGAAATCTCGCGCATCGCCGCGCGGTGGGATGCGCCGACCTTCACGCATCTCAGGACGAAGAATACGCACGAACCGCGCGGCGTTATCGAAGGCGCCACCGAGTTGATCGGGGTCGCCGCGGCCACCGGCGCGAGAATGCACCTCTGTCACGTCAACAGCTCCGCCCTGCGCGAGACGCCCCGCATTCTGGCCATGATCGCAGGGGCGCAGGCGCGCGGCCTGCATGTCACGACCGAAGCCTATCCCTGGGGGGCCGGGTCGACGCGCATTTCGACCCCCTTCCTCGATCCCGACAATCTGCCGTTGCTCGACCTGGAGCCGGGCGACATTGCGATCGTGGCCACCGGCGAGCGCGTCCGCGACCGCGCCGAACTGGAGAGGTTGCGCAAGGCGGCTCCCTCTACGCTCGTGGCGATCCATTATCTCGACGAGCGCGACGAGACGCAGCGCGGTTTTATCGAACAGGCGATCCGCTTTCCCGGGTCCCTGATCGTGAGCGACGCGATTCCCTATATTGTGGGTAACGAGCCCCTGACCGCACCGCGCTGGCCGCTTCCGGACGAGGCCATGGCGCATCCGAGGATCGCCGCGAGCTTCACCAAGGTGATCGCGGACTATGTCCTTGACCGTCGAACGCTCCCGCTCGGAGACATGATCGAACGGGCGACCCTGCTTCCCGCGCGCCTGCTCGAGCCATCGGTCCCGGATATGCGCCGCAAGGGCCGCATCCAGCCGGGCGCGGACGCTGATATCGTCGCCTTCGATCTGGCTTCGCTCGCGGTCCATGCGGATTTCGACCATCCGGCCCGGCCCAGCACCGGGATGAAATATGTACTCGTCGCGGGATCGCTGCTCATCGATGGCGGCGAGATCAGGCGCGACCGCCGTGATGGCCGGCCCGTCCGGGGACGAACGAAATCCGCCGACAAGTCGCCGAAATGA
- the lnt gene encoding apolipoprotein N-acyltransferase, protein MTALSPRIAAFADRWPKLLALALGAVSATGFAPLNLWPLTLVALGGWMALVARSPRGWRAFGTGWAFGVGHFVVGLNWIATAFTYQAAMPAWLGWIAVGLLALYLAVYPALAAWGAWLTQKIVAPARAGAAGGLSGDDGARPTAAPAFAGATLSFVLAFAALWTLTEWLRSWVFTGFAWNPLAAIQLDASAPAIWIGTYGASMLVIMGAGVLLLVTSRQIRIAAIVAVTAALPIVAAPLLIDHNALQADVARDSEGQGVATPITVVQPNVGQQDKWEGSKADANFAKLARLTSPKDDTPRLILWPEAAVPDYLEWGYPAVYYDRSPAEARRRITDLMNAGDVMLLGALKLEMDKGGEVVGARNAVMTLHADGTLGPRYDKAHLVPYGEYLPMRPILSAIGLSRLAPGDIDFWPGPGPRTIDIGTFGRIGLQICYEIIFSGQVVDRDHRPAFIFNPSNDAWFGSWGPPQHLAQARLRAIEEGLPVVRATPTGISAVIDADGRVVESLPMYTAGRIDTIVPLAHEPTLFARFGNILPVGFALLLLALAIAFRRRGR, encoded by the coding sequence GTGACCGCGCTATCCCCCCGCATCGCCGCTTTCGCCGACCGCTGGCCAAAGCTTCTGGCCCTCGCGCTCGGCGCCGTCTCGGCGACGGGATTTGCGCCGCTGAACCTCTGGCCGCTGACCCTGGTCGCGCTCGGCGGCTGGATGGCGCTCGTCGCGCGTAGCCCGCGCGGCTGGCGCGCCTTTGGAACCGGCTGGGCGTTCGGCGTCGGGCATTTTGTCGTCGGCCTCAACTGGATCGCGACCGCCTTCACCTATCAGGCGGCAATGCCCGCGTGGCTGGGGTGGATCGCAGTCGGGCTGCTGGCGCTTTATCTGGCGGTCTATCCCGCGCTTGCTGCATGGGGGGCTTGGCTGACGCAAAAAATCGTCGCCCCCGCGCGGGCGGGGGCCGCTGGCGGTTTATCCGGCGACGATGGCGCAAGGCCGACTGCGGCCCCCGCCTTCGCGGGGGCGACGCTATCTTTCGTCCTCGCCTTTGCCGCGTTGTGGACGCTCACCGAATGGCTGCGCAGCTGGGTGTTCACGGGGTTCGCGTGGAATCCCCTCGCTGCGATTCAATTGGACGCCAGCGCGCCCGCTATCTGGATCGGCACCTACGGAGCTTCGATGCTGGTCATTATGGGCGCCGGCGTCCTGCTTCTCGTCACCAGCCGCCAAATTCGCATCGCCGCGATCGTCGCCGTGACCGCGGCGCTTCCTATCGTCGCGGCGCCCTTGCTCATCGATCACAATGCTTTGCAGGCCGACGTCGCGCGCGACAGCGAAGGACAGGGCGTCGCCACCCCCATCACCGTCGTCCAGCCCAATGTCGGCCAGCAGGACAAATGGGAAGGCAGCAAGGCCGATGCCAATTTCGCCAAGCTCGCGCGGCTGACGAGCCCGAAGGACGACACCCCGCGGCTGATCCTGTGGCCCGAGGCGGCGGTGCCCGATTATCTCGAATGGGGCTATCCCGCCGTCTATTACGACCGCTCGCCCGCCGAGGCGCGGCGGCGGATCACCGATCTGATGAACGCGGGCGACGTGATGCTGCTCGGCGCGCTCAAGCTCGAAATGGACAAAGGGGGCGAGGTCGTCGGTGCACGCAATGCGGTGATGACGCTCCACGCCGACGGCACGCTGGGACCGCGCTACGACAAGGCGCATCTGGTTCCCTATGGCGAATATCTGCCGATGCGGCCGATCCTTTCGGCGATCGGGCTGTCGCGGCTTGCGCCCGGCGACATCGACTTCTGGCCCGGGCCGGGGCCGCGCACGATCGACATCGGCACCTTCGGCCGCATCGGCTTGCAAATCTGTTACGAGATCATCTTTTCGGGGCAGGTCGTCGACCGCGACCACCGCCCCGCCTTCATCTTCAACCCGTCGAACGACGCATGGTTCGGATCGTGGGGTCCGCCGCAGCATCTTGCGCAGGCGCGGCTCCGCGCGATCGAGGAAGGGCTGCCCGTCGTGCGTGCAACGCCGACGGGGATCAGCGCGGTAATCGATGCCGACGGGCGGGTGGTCGAATCGCTGCCGATGTACACCGCGGGGCGCATCGATACGATTGTGCCGCTCGCGCACGAACCGACGCTCTTTGCGCGCTTCGGCAACATTCTGCCGGTCGGTTTTGCGTTGCTGCTGCTCGCGCTGGCCATTGCCTTTCGTCGGCGCGGACGCTAA
- a CDS encoding SufE family protein has product MRSLSDIHEEYDFLDGDDRYRLLIELGRELEPMPDALKTDATLVRGCSASVWVYPVPQDDGRLHFLADSNAAITKGIVALVLAAVQDRPAAEVAGMDIAAALAPFDLTRQLSSNRTQGVPNMIALVQDTARRLAAG; this is encoded by the coding sequence ATGCGCAGCCTATCCGACATTCACGAAGAATATGACTTCCTCGACGGCGACGACCGCTATCGCCTGCTGATCGAGCTCGGGCGCGAACTCGAGCCGATGCCCGATGCGCTCAAGACCGACGCGACGCTGGTGCGCGGCTGTTCGGCGAGCGTGTGGGTCTATCCGGTGCCGCAGGACGATGGCCGCCTGCATTTCCTGGCCGACAGCAATGCCGCGATCACCAAGGGCATCGTCGCGCTCGTCCTCGCCGCGGTGCAGGACAGGCCCGCCGCCGAGGTCGCCGGCATGGACATCGCCGCCGCGCTCGCGCCCTTCGACCTGACACGCCAGCTTTCGTCGAACCGCACGCAGGGCGTGCCCAATATGATCGCGCTCGTCCAGGACACCGCCCGCCGCCTCGCCGCGGGCTGA
- the metK gene encoding methionine adenosyltransferase yields MRNSFLFTSESVSEGHPDKVADQISDSVVDLFLSKDPEARVACETLTTTQLVVLAGEIRCKGVFEDGEWAPGALDEIEATVRNTVKEIGYEQSGFHWNEFRFENNLHGQSAHIAQGVDEGADKDEGAGDQGIMFGYASDETPDLMPATLDYSHKILERMAADRKAGIAPFLEPDAKSQVTLRYANERPVEATAIVVSTQHAPGYYFHNGEGDEAKYTELRKYVLGVIADVLPAELLTANTVYHINPTGRFEIGGPDGDAGLTGRKIIVDTYGGASPHGGGAFSGKDPTKVDRSAAYITRYLAKNIVAAGLARRCTIQLSYAIGVAEPLSIYVDLHGTGTVEESRIEAAIPGLVRLTPKGIRTHLGLNKPIYRQTAAYGHFGRQADGDAFPWERTDLVDRLKAALAA; encoded by the coding sequence ATGCGCAACAGCTTCCTCTTCACCTCCGAAAGCGTGTCCGAAGGCCATCCCGACAAGGTGGCCGACCAGATCAGCGATTCGGTCGTCGACCTGTTCCTGTCGAAAGACCCGGAAGCGCGCGTCGCGTGCGAAACGCTGACGACGACGCAGCTTGTCGTGCTCGCGGGCGAAATCCGCTGCAAGGGCGTGTTCGAGGACGGCGAATGGGCGCCGGGCGCGCTCGACGAGATCGAGGCAACGGTGCGCAACACGGTCAAGGAAATCGGCTATGAACAGTCGGGTTTTCACTGGAACGAGTTCCGCTTCGAGAACAATCTCCACGGCCAGTCGGCGCATATCGCGCAAGGCGTCGACGAAGGCGCCGACAAGGACGAGGGCGCGGGCGATCAGGGGATCATGTTCGGCTATGCGTCGGACGAAACCCCCGACCTGATGCCCGCGACGCTCGATTACAGCCACAAGATCCTCGAGCGCATGGCCGCCGACCGCAAGGCGGGGATCGCGCCCTTCCTCGAACCCGATGCCAAGAGCCAGGTCACGCTGCGCTACGCCAACGAACGCCCGGTCGAGGCGACGGCGATCGTCGTGTCGACGCAGCACGCGCCGGGCTATTATTTCCATAATGGCGAGGGCGACGAGGCGAAATATACCGAGCTGCGCAAATATGTGCTTGGCGTCATCGCCGACGTGCTGCCCGCCGAGCTGCTCACCGCGAACACCGTCTATCACATCAACCCGACCGGCCGCTTCGAGATCGGCGGCCCCGACGGCGACGCGGGCCTCACGGGCCGCAAGATCATCGTCGACACCTATGGCGGCGCGTCCCCGCACGGCGGCGGCGCGTTCAGCGGCAAGGATCCGACCAAGGTCGACCGCTCGGCGGCGTACATCACGCGCTATCTGGCCAAGAATATCGTCGCCGCTGGCCTCGCGCGCCGCTGCACGATCCAATTGAGCTACGCGATCGGCGTCGCCGAGCCGCTGTCGATCTATGTCGATCTCCACGGCACCGGCACGGTCGAGGAAAGCCGGATCGAGGCCGCGATTCCCGGTCTCGTGCGCCTGACGCCCAAGGGCATCCGCACGCACCTCGGCCTCAACAAGCCGATCTATCGCCAGACCGCAGCCTATGGCCATTTCGGCCGCCAGGCTGACGGCGATGCTTTCCCGTGGGAGCGGACCGATCTGGTCGACAGGCTGAAGGCCGCGCTGGCTGCGTGA
- a CDS encoding carbohydrate porin: MSASLALLSLASLATIEDAETGNEERPHPRVEMLEQHKAPADPLSVDIAYTGEIMVNARGGARRGSRYMDNFDIVVGADLDALLGWEGATAGLYGLYNNGRSISDLVRDAQGVSNIEAGVSAIRLYEAWLDQKFGDHISLRAGLYDLNSEFDVLDTASLFVGSGHGIGTDFGQSGRNGPSIFPSTSLAARLAVEPAEGWVVRAALLDAVPGNPDHPSRTAIRFGKGEGALLVGEVQAPVAGGKFLLGHWRYSASFDRIDGTGTGKGNSGTYLRAEFTLADHGGGRLDGFGRIGIANGNYNDFSRFVGAGVTISDWISGREGDVLGVAVAAAFTSSPLRRRDGADRAEVALEMTYRAPLADWLAIQPSIQYIFNPSADPSIASALVFGLRSEIAFGL, from the coding sequence ATGTCGGCCTCGCTCGCCCTTCTCTCGCTTGCATCGCTCGCCACGATCGAGGACGCCGAAACCGGCAATGAGGAACGGCCGCACCCGCGGGTCGAAATGCTGGAACAACATAAGGCCCCCGCCGACCCGCTATCCGTCGATATCGCCTACACCGGAGAAATCATGGTCAACGCGCGCGGCGGCGCGCGGCGCGGGTCGCGCTATATGGACAATTTCGATATAGTCGTCGGGGCCGATCTCGACGCCTTGCTCGGCTGGGAAGGCGCTACCGCAGGCCTTTACGGTCTGTACAACAACGGCCGCTCGATAAGTGATCTTGTCAGGGACGCGCAGGGCGTGAGCAACATCGAAGCGGGTGTTTCGGCGATCCGCCTGTACGAGGCTTGGCTCGACCAGAAATTCGGGGACCATATCTCGCTTCGTGCGGGGCTTTATGATCTCAATTCAGAATTCGACGTGCTCGATACCGCGTCGCTCTTCGTCGGCAGCGGGCACGGGATCGGAACCGACTTCGGGCAAAGCGGTCGCAACGGGCCGTCGATCTTTCCCTCTACTTCGCTTGCCGCAAGACTTGCGGTGGAGCCTGCGGAAGGATGGGTCGTGCGCGCGGCCTTGCTGGACGCCGTGCCCGGCAACCCAGATCACCCGTCGCGCACCGCCATAAGGTTCGGCAAGGGAGAGGGAGCGCTGCTCGTCGGCGAGGTGCAGGCACCGGTCGCGGGCGGCAAGTTCCTCCTCGGCCATTGGCGCTATTCGGCGAGCTTCGACCGGATCGACGGGACCGGGACGGGAAAAGGGAACTCGGGCACTTACCTGCGTGCCGAGTTTACGCTGGCGGACCATGGAGGCGGGCGCCTCGACGGCTTTGGCCGAATTGGCATCGCGAACGGAAACTATAATGATTTCTCGCGCTTCGTGGGAGCTGGTGTCACCATATCGGACTGGATATCGGGGAGAGAGGGCGATGTGCTCGGCGTTGCCGTGGCCGCTGCCTTCACCAGTTCCCCGCTTCGGCGCCGGGACGGCGCCGACCGCGCCGAAGTCGCGCTCGAGATGACCTATCGAGCACCGCTGGCGGACTGGCTCGCCATTCAGCCCAGCATTCAATATATCTTCAATCCCTCTGCTGACCCCTCGATAGCCTCCGCGCTGGTTTTCGGGTTGCGCTCCGAAATCGCCTTCGGGCTATGA
- a CDS encoding L-serine ammonia-lyase: MTFSLFDMFKIGIGPSSSHTMGPMTACSQFVAECEAAGMLARAGRASVELFGSLALTGIGHGTDWAVIAGLSGERPDTAEPDEIAHIVADARTGGVLTLGGKREVAFVEARDIRFLRRERMPFHTNAMRCSLFDQGGSVLATSVYYSVGGGAIVKDTDQNYTAARTIGRPLRFPFSSGAELLQTAERERLSIAELMWANETALRPEAEVQSHIKRVLETMSACIARGLEGTGELPGGLRVRRRAHALHHHLLSRESDDPLVALDWINLWALAVNEENAGGGRVVTAPTNGAAGIIPAVLQYYRQFHSSADLGGEATFLLTATAIGSLFKENASISGAEVGCQGEVGVACSMAAGGLTAALGGSNSQIENAAEIAMEHNLGLTCDPVGGLVQVPCIERNAVGAVKAIEASRLALSGDGSHRVSLDQVIDAMRRTGADMLEKYKETSLGGLAVIC; encoded by the coding sequence ATGACCTTCAGCCTGTTCGATATGTTCAAGATCGGCATCGGTCCTTCGAGCTCGCACACGATGGGACCGATGACGGCGTGCAGCCAGTTTGTCGCCGAGTGCGAGGCGGCCGGAATGCTCGCACGCGCCGGCCGCGCGAGCGTCGAGCTCTTCGGCTCGCTGGCCTTGACCGGAATCGGGCATGGCACCGACTGGGCCGTTATCGCCGGTCTGAGCGGTGAGAGACCCGACACCGCCGAGCCCGACGAGATTGCTCACATTGTGGCAGATGCGCGCACGGGGGGCGTGCTGACGCTCGGGGGAAAGCGGGAGGTCGCGTTCGTGGAAGCGCGCGATATCCGCTTCCTGCGCCGCGAACGAATGCCGTTTCACACGAATGCGATGCGATGTAGTCTCTTCGACCAGGGCGGCAGCGTTCTGGCGACATCCGTCTATTATTCGGTCGGCGGCGGAGCGATCGTCAAGGACACCGACCAGAATTATACCGCGGCCCGGACCATCGGGCGGCCTCTTCGCTTCCCCTTCAGCTCCGGCGCGGAGTTGCTGCAAACCGCCGAACGCGAACGGCTTTCGATCGCTGAGCTCATGTGGGCCAATGAGACAGCCTTGCGACCCGAGGCCGAAGTCCAAAGCCATATCAAACGCGTGCTGGAGACAATGAGCGCCTGTATTGCCCGGGGCCTCGAGGGCACCGGCGAATTGCCCGGCGGATTACGGGTACGGCGCCGTGCTCACGCCCTCCACCACCATCTGCTGTCGCGGGAAAGCGATGATCCGCTTGTCGCCCTCGACTGGATCAATCTCTGGGCGCTTGCAGTCAATGAGGAGAATGCGGGTGGCGGCCGGGTCGTCACCGCACCCACAAACGGTGCCGCCGGTATCATCCCCGCCGTGCTTCAATATTATCGCCAATTCCATTCCTCGGCGGACCTTGGTGGGGAAGCGACATTTCTGCTGACGGCCACGGCGATCGGATCGCTCTTCAAAGAAAATGCGTCGATATCGGGAGCCGAGGTCGGCTGCCAAGGGGAAGTCGGTGTGGCCTGCTCGATGGCTGCTGGGGGCCTGACTGCGGCGCTTGGAGGGTCGAACAGCCAGATCGAGAACGCGGCGGAAATCGCGATGGAGCATAATCTCGGCCTGACCTGCGACCCTGTCGGCGGTCTCGTGCAGGTCCCTTGCATCGAGCGAAACGCGGTCGGGGCGGTCAAAGCTATTGAAGCCTCGCGGCTGGCGCTAAGCGGAGATGGATCCCACCGCGTCTCTCTCGATCAAGTCATCGACGCGATGCGCAGGACCGGCGCCGACATGCTGGAGAAATATAAGGAGACCTCGTTAGGTGGGCTGGCGGTAATCTGCTGA
- a CDS encoding toxin-antitoxin system HicB family antitoxin: MPASAKKAFALRLDPTLFAAVERMAAAELRSANAEIEMLLREALARRGVPVKPPAPPRRGRPPKADASQD; the protein is encoded by the coding sequence ATGCCCGCTTCTGCCAAAAAAGCCTTTGCCCTCCGCCTCGACCCCACGCTGTTCGCCGCGGTCGAGCGGATGGCGGCGGCCGAATTGCGCAGCGCCAATGCCGAGATCGAGATGCTGCTGCGCGAGGCGCTCGCGCGGCGCGGCGTGCCGGTCAAGCCGCCCGCACCGCCGCGCCGCGGGCGCCCGCCGAAAGCGGACGCGTCACAGGACTGA
- a CDS encoding SPFH domain-containing protein: MVDSGAPALNRSRETRANTQSGYLMLFIWLVLLGIAAWAAITNANADVMSAWKWIVAASAAVVGTLILCGFYLINPNEAAAIQLFGAYKGTDRQEGLRWVLPWLTRKKIAVRANNVISDKIKVNDLRGNPIEMAAQVVWRVTDTAQALFDVDDYKEFVMAQIEAAVRSIGSRYPYDDIEHQEVTLRGNHEEVGVELRKALIERLTVAGITVDECGLTHLAYAQEIAGAMLRRQQAEAVIAARKKLVEGAVTMVEMALQHLSDKNVVDLDDERKAAMVSNLMVVLCGERDTQPVVNAGSLY; encoded by the coding sequence ATGGTCGACAGTGGGGCACCGGCGCTGAATCGCAGCCGCGAAACGCGCGCCAATACGCAAAGCGGTTATCTGATGCTGTTCATCTGGCTGGTGCTGCTCGGCATCGCCGCCTGGGCAGCGATCACCAACGCCAACGCCGATGTGATGAGCGCGTGGAAATGGATCGTCGCGGCCAGCGCGGCAGTGGTCGGCACGCTCATCCTCTGCGGCTTTTACCTGATCAACCCCAATGAAGCTGCGGCGATCCAGCTGTTCGGCGCCTATAAAGGCACCGACCGGCAGGAGGGGTTGCGCTGGGTGCTTCCCTGGCTGACGCGCAAGAAGATCGCGGTGCGCGCGAACAACGTCATTTCGGACAAGATCAAGGTCAACGACCTGCGCGGCAACCCGATCGAAATGGCGGCGCAGGTCGTGTGGCGCGTCACCGACACCGCGCAGGCGCTGTTCGATGTCGACGATTACAAGGAATTTGTGATGGCGCAGATCGAGGCCGCGGTGCGCTCGATCGGCTCGCGCTACCCCTATGACGACATCGAACATCAGGAAGTGACGCTGCGCGGCAACCATGAGGAGGTCGGGGTGGAACTCCGCAAGGCGCTGATCGAGCGGCTGACCGTTGCGGGCATCACCGTCGACGAATGCGGGCTCACCCACCTTGCCTATGCGCAGGAGATCGCGGGCGCGATGCTGCGCCGCCAGCAGGCCGAGGCGGTGATCGCCGCGCGCAAGAAGCTGGTCGAGGGTGCGGTGACGATGGTCGAAATGGCGCTTCAGCACCTGTCGGACAAAAATGTCGTCGACCTCGACGACGAGCGCAAGGCGGCGATGGTGTCCAACCTGATGGTCGTGCTGTGCGGCGAGCGCGATACGCAGCCGGTGGTGAACGCCGGCTCGCTCTATTGA
- a CDS encoding M20/M25/M40 family metallo-hydrolase: MRNLSLPLALAAALVAAAPVHAKPADPAAAKQILKDSIAIPTVKGRGKVPELAAYYAGVLKAAGYADADIEITPMGETATLAVTLRGATDKKPILLLGHMDVVEADPKDWTRDPFVPVEEDGYIFGRGSEDNKFDIAMMVAALAQLKQEGFRPKRSIILLLTGDEETEMATTRALAAKYKDAEFALNGDGGGGLIGEDGTPKYYGLQAGEKTYADFTLEVTNPGGHSSRPSDVNAIVQLANALARVGAYRFAPQINELTKVGLPIVADQVGGEIGAALKAFAADPTDAKAIAVIRAEPEYVGQIGTTCVPTLVKGGHAENALPQRATANVNCRIFPGVAVEAVRGELERVIADPAVKVLTDPDASASDASPLRPDVMAAVKKAVHARVPGLPIIPSMSAGATDSYHFRRNGVPSYGVAGLFSKASDSFAHGLNERVPVAAIAPALAHWDSLLRDLSK; the protein is encoded by the coding sequence ATGCGCAACCTGTCCCTGCCGCTCGCCCTCGCCGCCGCGCTTGTCGCCGCCGCGCCCGTCCACGCCAAACCCGCCGATCCCGCGGCCGCCAAGCAGATATTGAAGGACAGCATCGCGATCCCGACGGTCAAGGGCCGCGGCAAGGTGCCCGAACTGGCGGCCTATTATGCCGGCGTGCTGAAGGCCGCGGGCTATGCCGATGCCGACATTGAAATCACGCCGATGGGCGAGACCGCGACGCTGGCGGTCACGCTGCGCGGCGCGACCGACAAAAAGCCGATTCTGCTGCTCGGCCATATGGATGTCGTCGAGGCCGATCCGAAGGACTGGACGCGCGATCCCTTCGTCCCGGTCGAGGAGGATGGCTATATTTTCGGGCGCGGGTCGGAAGACAACAAGTTCGACATTGCGATGATGGTCGCGGCGCTCGCGCAGCTGAAGCAGGAGGGGTTCAGGCCGAAGCGGTCGATCATCCTGTTGCTGACCGGCGACGAGGAAACCGAAATGGCGACGACGCGCGCGCTCGCGGCGAAATATAAGGATGCCGAATTTGCGCTCAACGGCGACGGCGGCGGCGGCCTGATCGGCGAGGATGGCACGCCGAAATATTATGGGCTGCAGGCGGGCGAGAAGACCTATGCCGACTTCACGCTGGAGGTCACCAACCCCGGCGGGCACAGCTCGCGTCCGTCGGACGTCAATGCGATCGTCCAGCTGGCGAACGCGCTCGCCAGGGTCGGCGCCTATCGCTTCGCGCCGCAGATCAACGAGCTGACCAAGGTCGGTCTGCCGATCGTCGCCGATCAGGTCGGCGGCGAGATCGGTGCGGCGCTGAAGGCCTTTGCCGCCGACCCGACCGACGCAAAAGCCATCGCGGTGATCCGCGCCGAGCCCGAATATGTGGGGCAGATCGGCACCACCTGCGTGCCGACGCTGGTAAAGGGCGGACATGCCGAAAATGCGCTGCCGCAGCGCGCGACGGCGAACGTCAACTGCCGCATCTTTCCCGGCGTCGCGGTCGAGGCGGTGCGCGGCGAGCTCGAACGCGTGATCGCCGATCCCGCGGTCAAGGTGCTGACCGATCCCGACGCGAGTGCGAGCGACGCTTCGCCGCTGCGCCCCGACGTAATGGCGGCGGTGAAAAAGGCGGTCCATGCGCGCGTGCCCGGCCTGCCGATCATCCCGTCGATGAGTGCGGGCGCGACCGACAGCTATCATTTCCGCAGGAACGGCGTGCCGAGCTACGGCGTGGCAGGGCTGTTTTCCAAGGCGAGCGACAGCTTTGCCCATGGGCTGAACGAGCGTGTGCCGGTCGCTGCGATCGCCCCGGCACTGGCGCATTGGGACAGCCTGCTGCGCGACCTGTCGAAGTGA
- the trmB gene encoding tRNA (guanine(46)-N(7))-methyltransferase TrmB: MTAYKPGDPTTLNRLYGRSQGRPLRAGQQELLDTLLPQIAVPADREVTAARLFDFDRPLHFEIGFGGGEHMAARADMLPDHGFIGAEPFINGVAQALVHVAGDHGQHPPLGNVRIHHGDALEVLRRIPDGALSFVYLLHPDPWPKARHAKRRMMNDGPLDLIAAKLKPGGEFRFGTDHPVYLRHALMVMRRHRRQYEWLAKDARDFQVRPGGWPETRYEAKARAQRHEVWYFRWRRR, from the coding sequence ATGACTGCGTACAAACCCGGCGACCCGACGACCCTCAACCGCCTTTACGGGCGATCGCAGGGCAGGCCGCTGCGCGCCGGGCAGCAGGAACTGCTCGACACGCTGTTGCCACAGATCGCGGTACCGGCCGACCGCGAGGTGACGGCCGCGCGGCTGTTCGACTTCGATCGCCCGCTGCACTTCGAGATCGGCTTCGGCGGCGGCGAGCATATGGCGGCGCGCGCCGATATGTTGCCCGACCATGGCTTCATCGGCGCCGAACCCTTTATCAACGGCGTAGCCCAAGCCCTTGTCCATGTCGCGGGCGATCATGGCCAGCACCCGCCGCTCGGCAATGTGCGCATCCATCATGGCGATGCGCTCGAGGTGCTGCGGCGCATCCCCGACGGCGCCTTGAGCTTCGTCTATCTGCTGCACCCCGACCCCTGGCCCAAGGCGCGCCACGCCAAGCGCCGGATGATGAACGACGGCCCGCTCGACCTGATCGCGGCCAAGCTCAAACCGGGCGGCGAGTTCCGCTTCGGCACCGACCACCCGGTCTACCTTCGTCATGCGCTGATGGTGATGCGCCGCCACCGCCGCCAGTATGAATGGCTGGCAAAGGATGCGCGCGATTTCCAGGTGCGGCCCGGCGGCTGGCCCGAAACGCGCTACGAAGCCAAGGCGCGCGCGCAGAGGCACGAGGTCTGGTACTTTCGCTGGCGGCGTAGATAA